The following are encoded together in the Rhizoctonia solani chromosome 10, complete sequence genome:
- a CDS encoding dynein heavy chain 9, axonemal, whose protein sequence is MSRQLGVRIRRVDPLHKWVKNREEKEKNARAFQIQTRLIKLSWDAVDISECKEPTQEWKTLVFKTKLLDDNEWRDILPHLLDALEQVYEKRIEEEVYHREIERGIIIGNWLGGWTDKNTERWKTRWRDPVNPTSGSESIGTSEMMLYSQGIKKFSTTLSIPWAPRSSKVMTTCPHVIELLANDLPMDEFERKFEEK, encoded by the exons CGAGTTGACCCACTCCACAAGTGGGTCAAAAATcgagaagaaaaagaaaagaatgCACGCGCTTTCCA AATCCAGACCCGCCTGATCAAGTTGAGCTGGGACGCGGTCGATATTTCCGAGTGTAAAGAACCTACCCAGGAATGGAAGACTTTAGTTTTCAAAACCAAGCTCCTTGATGATAATG AGTGGAGGGATATACTCCCACATCTGCTTGATGCACTCGAACAGGTTTACGAAAAGCGCATTGAAGAAGAGGTCTATCACCGGGAGATTGAACGTGGAATAATTATCGGGAACTGGTTGGGCGGGTGGACCGACAAAAACACGGAGAGGTGGAAAACTCGTTGGCGAGATCCAGTAAACCCCACTTCGGGCTCCGAGTCGATAGGGACTTCGGAAATGATGCTCTATTCACAG GGAATCAAAAAATTCAGTACTACTTTAAGCATACCTTGGGCACCGCGTTCTAGTAAAGTGATGACTACCTGCCCACATGTTATCGAGCTTTTGGCCAACGATCTCCCAATGGACGAATTTGAGCGTAAATTTGAAGAAAAGTAG